Sequence from the Brachionichthys hirsutus isolate HB-005 chromosome 4, CSIRO-AGI_Bhir_v1, whole genome shotgun sequence genome:
AGACAGCCCAGTGTGGCGCAGACAGTATTTCTCTCTGGGCGCTTCAAATGATGCCTAAAATATTCCGAGAACCTCAAACCTGATCCTATCGTTTAATTAAATCTATTTTAGGCACAGCAAAAAGAAGCTAAGGGAGCTATGCGGGACTTTTCCCAGCAGTAGTAGCGGCCGGGCCCTGAACTTTTGCTGTGTAAGAGCTGCAAacatgccagtgtgtgtgtgtgtgtgtgtgtgtgtgtgtgtggaggtggaATGCTGACCATGCTGGGACTTCGGTATGGAGGTGAAGAGTCCTGGCATCGTAATTAACACCATCGTTATAAATCATGCACGGCCTCAGCGCCATTTTGCCAATTCAGTCCGATTCCAGTTCTAAGCCTTTAACTGAAGCCctttccattcatttatttctcattGAACTGCGTGACCCTGATGCGTCACACTGATGACtcacgggggggtggggggggcacgggTCCGAGCCTCCACATTCAGAGCTGAACCGTGCTCGGTCACCAGCGAGCTGCTGGGAACCTCTGGACCACCGGGGCTTCTGGGTAGTGGGATTAGCCAGTGAGAGAAAACAGCTGAGGACTCATAGCATCAGCAGTTGCTAATGGAAGCCCAcgcacaagaacacacacacacacacacacacatgcatgcacgccATCCCCTCAATAATCCACATCCGCAGGGGTCAGTCGCCCACAAAGGCCCGGGTCCACAAAAGTCAAACGTGGATGGGGGGGCAGGGGAGGTCAAAGCTGACTGAGCTGCTGAGTCATCAGGGATGCTGGTCAAAATTGATAATGTGAAGTTGATGAGCTGTCGTTTTGTATTGAACGTGGGCGTTTCCTTTCTTTCGGCGCAGCTTCCAGCATTGCGGATGACATCTGAGCATCGCTCGGTTCATTCGTGCAACCTGTCGCATACGTTCCTgataaagaaaatcaatcagcACAAACCTGGGTCGACGTGATGGAGAGTCTCTGATCGGCTGAACTCTAGGAGTAGGTCACGTCCAGTGAAAGAATGAGAAAGCATCCAACTGTGTGCAAGTTAAATACGATTTTATGACTAAATATTTAGTTCACCCTGAAACAAACAGAACCACAATGATTTCGTGAATTACTGAGGGCTGGAAAACCGGTATCTAAATGTTAAGTAAATGTTAACACATTTGTGTAAATAAGACTTCAGAGGCACAAAAGAGCTCAAAGTACAAAAATAGCAGTGTTGTGTTTAAACATATTAAGCGTATGTTATAGAGGAAATTTATCAGCAGACTTTTCGGCCTCATGCGGACACGTCCTCCATTATTTCTCCACAGCAGGTCACGCCTTTTCCTCCGTGCATCATTCAGGGATCAATAAATCATATGCTTTGTTTTTATACCTGAAACTGCAGCCTTCATCCTGTGAGGTTTCTCTGATACTTGAttttatcatgcaaaatgtcttctggatctgatccagaaaggTCAGGAAaggatattacattttaaatattgaaaactccatttatgggtTCAAAAATCTGTTAGAAAATACagatcagctctgattcacttttccttttcatggttgctgtgtTAGAAcacagaacaatttagaaccttttgatgatccagcTCACCACGTGGGCGGTGTGGATATAATCTTGACTaatgagctgtttggcggaggtctgagcgCTTTTCTCGTTTCGACTTTAGTGACGTCAACGACTGGAAGTGATGCCAGGTGCAGTTTATTAGACCGCCGCTAGGGGCAGTGTTGGACCATGATTCTGTTGGATCATGATTCAACTGAATGCCAACCTCTGTGCTTCTCATTTaaagtgacccccccaaaaaattgcTTTCTATCAGGGTACGGTTTGAATAACTTGCAGGTTCAGTTGAACTTTTCAGTTACAAAAGATCAAAACTCAGTGTGAAGTAATCTTGAACAAAATGTTTATTCAAATCAAAAGGAAGAACTAGACAAAAAGGTAAAATCATTCAGAACATAGCATATTCATAGAATATCTATACatcattaacaaaaaaaaaagagataaaaacatacaaacagagAATGAAGAAAACTCAGCGAGTGATATTGCACTTTGTTCCTAAAATGTTTCAGATCCCATCTCCCAGGTTCTTTATCTGTGAACATTTCAGTCCCTGCCTTTCTTTTATTTAGGTCAGGAGATTAGCTTAGTTTTGACGCTGGACTACTCTGAGGCCCAAGTAAATAGAATATGGAACTGACCGACCTGAAACCTGAAGCTTATTCCTTTCTTTGTAGCTTGAATCACTTGCCCTAAATTAAAGTCAAGCCaagccaagaaaagaaaaaaaaagtggaataaaCAGTTTACCTGCTATCCCCATTGTACCTAAATGGGTGGGAAGGGTGCTGGTCAACAGCTGCCACCCCTCCGGAGGACAGGGAGACAAACTCAAGAACGTAAGCTGGAAGCAAACGAAACCAAATGCCCAGAAAAACAtggagggaaagaaaaaagaacccCCATCCAAGATGTCCCGTCACTGCTTCTAAAAGACtagttttatttaaattccCTCTTCCCTTTTTGTCCTTTTGAATAAACACAGAGAGGTTACCGACCATGCAGCCGCGTAGAAAGACGAGAACGAGTGAGGGTGGACGCCGAGAAACGATGAAGGGCGATCGAGTCAAGGCCACCGAGCGTTCACACAATCACACGCAACACACAAGCGGGACTGAGCTACGATTGAACGTAAACTTATAGAGCTGCTAAGCTAAGAATAAAACGTTTAACGATCCATGCATGTCTCAAGAGTGAAAATCCTTTGAGACGGTGAAAGGAAAGGTTTTTCCTCCAGACCGTcacaaaatgcttttttctttttaacctcgGTCATGACAAACGTCTGTTGCAGCCGGTCTTTGGCGTTGACCGAGTTAGAAAACCAATGTATTACTCATGTCAACCTGCGACGACTCGCTCTGACCGGTCCCAACAGACGTTTGGCCGAGTCTCCCCAGCTTCTCATGGGCCGCCGGGATTTTGGATTTTACTCCTGCAATGGAGAAGCCTCCTTTTCTTTGTCCCACAATCCGGCATTCTGGTTTCACTggtctggtaaaataaaaaaataaatctatctCTCAGATGAAATGGGCAGCGCAGGACAAAAAGGGAATGTGATTCTTACTTCTCTTGTTAAAAATGGccgttcttttatttttgttaaagtgCAATTTAAAGAAAAGCTATACCTAGAAATTCAGTCTCAAAAAGCTTCCAGCTGGAGAtggtgtgctgctgctgtgggaaacatcaggagggggggggggggctagttaCTTAACAGCTTAAACAAATTCAGTGCATTGTTCCTGTCCTTTTCAGTCTTTTCCCTCTTCTCAAATCAAATCCTGTCTACTTCGCGTCAGAAAGTTGAAAGCCTGCAAGTCTCATATTCTTAGTTAGGGTTACAAGGCCGAAACCAAACTTTATCATTTAATGGAGCCACACTACTCAAGTAAAgaataaaatgtgcaaaaacaaaatcccaaaTGGAGGCAGGAGGGGTCGAGTCTTTGCCGTGAATGCTTTCGTTCATACGGACTACGGGGGGATAGAACGTCGTCGTGGTTCTCTCCTCATCCTCGTTTTCTTTCGGAGATTCTGCTGAAGTCTGGACATGATTAGTCCTGCCCTTCGGCGTGAAGAGCGATGTCCGTATGTGCCGTGAGGACAGAAGAATCGAGGGTGGAGGGGGAGCCGAAGCGGGTCGAGTCTCGCTGATCCGCCCTAAACTCTACCAGCGAGACTctcactgctgggggggggggggctttcaaaCAGGCTGAAAATGTGTCATCTGTACATCCGACCCTCAGCATGCTGACACGGGAAggaagcaaccccccccccggtcgcTCTCCTTGAGGGGAGGCAGGAACAGGTTTATCCAAACCCACTCGACTGTCTTTGTCGGCCGGTTGGATACTCTTCTCTCGATGTCGGCAGCGCGTCGCTAACACTGCCGCAAGAGAGAACAAGAAACTAAACTGAGCCTTAAAAAATGTGGCTCCCCGACTCTGCCGGGGTCGTTTCGGGGGGGGCGCCCTTCAGCGGGATGGACAGGCGTCGAGTCTGCGCTCCTCTGTGCGGCTGGCGTGATCGGGATTAGGATCGACCTGGAGCGgcgcggagaggagaggagaggagaggagggtgagTTTGGTGGAACAACTAGCTGATCGTCTGGAACCGAAACATGAATGGACTTCGCGTCGCTCTTACCTCGGAGTACAGCGGCGGAGGCTGGAAGCGGAACTCGTGAATGTAGGCGAAGAGAGGCCCGTCCAGCTCCTCGCGGGACGCCGGTCCGTCCAGACTGCTCCGCCTCTGCTCTTCGGTCGCTATTTCTGCATAGCTAGGTGGCGCTGAGGGGGAATACGGAGCCTTGCGTTAGCAACCCAGCgggttttacccccccccccccccagagcagatCGGCGTGAAGCGAACGCCTACCTTCGGGCCGCTCTGGCAGACCCATGCCCAGCCAGCTAATGCTGCACTGGCTGCTGACGCTGGAGGTACGGGAGCCGAAGGGGTGGAGCGGGATGGTGCCGATGACCAGGGGCAGGTTCAAGGACAGGTTTATTGCCCCCGGTATGTCTACGTACACCTGGAGCAAAGACACGAGGACACCGCAGCGGGTTAGACTGCGCAAGTAAAGCTGGAGTTGTAATAAAGCCGATATAAATAGAGGGGGGCTTTGGATTCTAGCCTCTGGCATGGAATGAAACCGCGTTTTAATCCTCTGCGGAGGGGAAACCGAGCCGGGCGGGTTATGAAAAGGGTCGTGCAGCCGTTCACCGAAATGTGGGTCAGCCGGTCGCTTATGCAAGGTGGGCCGGCGTTTGTCCGCTTGTGAGGTGGAGAGGTTATAAGCACCTTCACAGCAGGCGCTAGCAAAGATATTCTTGGCTAATGCTCTTAGCAGCATGTGGAGAGAACACCGTGAGCAATCTGAGCCGAGTCAGCCCGGCCCTCAACCAGGAGACTAACTGGCTAGTAACCCACGGCAACGGTGGCAGGATGGGCTCACCATGAGGGAGTACTCCACTCTGATGATGCTGCAGTCCAGGATGGAGGGCGAGACGGGTGGGATCTTCAGCATCTTGCCGCTCCAGGTCTCGGTTTTGCCCGAGGACAGCGACTCGCCCCGCAGGTTGGCCACCAGCTGCTTGACCTCCTTTATCTTCCCTTTGGCGTAGAACGTCTGGGTCTGGTAGATGGCCGCCTTCGGCACCATCATGCGGGATGAGCAGTTCTCGATCTCTGCGAAGATCTGGATCGACTCTCCTGGAAAATTCCGGGAGGTTAATATCAACCGCAGCCGTCCGTTGATCcaatgtgcatttttttttatccggaTAATAGACGACGGCCAACGTCTCGCCCTTCTCACCTGGGGTGTATCCCTTCCTTTCGATCTTGGCACTTAGGGAAATGGGACCTGAGGTGCAGAACCAACAGCaaagtgttttgtcttttgtgccGGCCTGTGGTGACTGGAgagataaaaatgcaaatgtaaatgaTTTCTTCATCGCCGTCTTCAACAATACCCGAGTCGAAAGAGCGTACCAGCAATAACGGAGTGTTGATGTCGATGTGCTCAAAGACTGTAAATTCCTTCTTGGTCTTCATGGGCAGGAGCCAAGGCCGGTGGAGCTCCGCCTTCACCCAGTAGCGCACGCTGCCATGCTTCCCTTCGAAAGAGGTAGCCAGAGGTCTGCAGGcgggaaaagaaaaggaaaaagaaccGTCAGGGAGAGcggagcgatgacatcatcgtcgCTCAAGTCAACTCACGTCTGTGGAAGCTCGAGGCTGAATGCATACTCGTGTCGTCCTGAATGAATAGTGGTGAGTCCTTCCTCGGAGTTGTCGTCGTCTGAAACACAAGGAGGACAATATTCCAAACACATGTATACCATACCTGGGAAAAATGCTCTAGGTAGGCATCTgaaagtcataaaaaaaaaaaacacagggtGGGGGAGACAAGagaataaaagggaatttactatcatatttgtctttaaaaaatatatatatacgtatgtACTAAGTAGTAAGCAGCAGACTCGAGGAAACAATATTTGGGATTTGTGCATtttggaaaatgagggactaaaTCCCGCacaggatggagcgagagagaagaagaataaaatccGTTACATATGCTTCCAGAAACAAAGGAAGGAGGGcgtgtgtttaaaatatatgaatgtaaaaaaaattgctaatattatttttccctttttaaaaaataaatgaacgaCCGGGTGCGCTTCTGCCAGCTCAGCAGTCCCCTCCCCGCGGCGGCAGCCGGTGAAGTAAACAAGCGCGGAGCCGTCAGTCAAACGGAACCAGCAGGAGGAGACCGGCCTAAACCGGCGCGAGCAGCTTCCCACAGCAGCGCTGCGCTCGTGACGCAATCACTGTGCGACGGCAACCCACTCCGGCATCACCGAGAAATGCTCTTCCAAGGAGCTTATAAAATTCATTTTGTAGCGATGCAGCTCCTTCATTTACGCTTCGAGGATAAGCCATAAAATGACAAGATTTAAGAAACGTAATCTACTAAAACAAGATATTTCTAATGGCGGAAACATCGAGATAATCCCTACACAGTGCGACGAAGCTCCAGCAAATCCTAATTCGACGTCGTAATACAAAAAACTCGTATTTTAACAcctataaaacacattttgcagtgtttttttttccagaattaTAAAGTTGCAGAATTGTCTGTCAATCTCCGCAGGAAAATGACGTCATCGTCCACACATGAGCATCTCAGCCAATGGCACACTGCAGAGGGAGGGGCTTTGCAGCgtcgccccgccccctcagaGTCCAGTTCTCTGAACAGGATTGAACCGCTTTGAACAATGGGTGGAAACTTAAGAAAAGCTACAAAGGAACACGCAAAATTACCCGTTTTTCCATCGAAATATTATAACACGGATGAATATACATAATCGGACATTATTACTCTATCGGCCCGAGTGCCAGAAATGGAATATAATTGTCGTCTTACACTTTAAATGCTATAAAAAACAGGCTTGCCTGAGCTGTCATTCATTGACACGAACAGGTAAAGATGGTGATTCTGTGttatcaggtttaaagcagaaGCTTTAACGACACGAACCTTTTCTCTTTATAAACCATTATGAAATTGCCCCACCATTTTGCGACATTTGAGACAACGAGCATCCCCATCTTCCAACCAGCGAATAAAACGCATCAGTTTCTCTAAAGTTCCGctaaaaagatcaaataaaaacaataataaaaccaCGTCTTACCTCTCCCGTGTCCGATTAGAATATCTCTGTGATTTAGATACTCCACTTCTTCGGTGTAGTTCTGCGTGTAGGCAGTGTTGGATCCAGCATTTCTTGACTCAGTCCAGCGAACTTTGGCGAACCCCTTGGCGTGGATCTTGAGCGATTTCACGCGGATCTCTCCGGTGACCTCGATGATCACCCTCCCTGAGACGCTGTCCCCGCTGGAGAACACGGGCACGTTGCTGTCATTGAGATAGTCGTAGCTCACCGTGAAGCTCTTCACCTTTCCGAGCACCATGGTGgcaagcaaaaaaagaaaaggctgctgaaattaaaaaaatgatctcatatgaaaaaagagaaacatctGCCCTGCCAAAATATAAAAAGCAGCGGCAGCAGGCGCGCCGTGAGAGCCGCTCATTGACATACGGGCCGGACAACAGCAGGAGACGCTGCTACCGTCCGAGTCCGAGTCGGTCTCCGAGTCAAAGACAAGGAGACGCCGTCGCTCGGCTCGCTTTAAGCGACGGGGCAGTAAGGGGAGAAAAACAACCTTCTGCGCATGCGCGGGCCttcactgccccccctccttccGCCTTCTGGAACGAGGCAGGGAAGGTAATAGCATCTGGAGGCCTCGATCAAAAGGGTTCAAGGCTGAGAGTTCTTCCGGAAATGCTTTATTCGCCTCTCACAcgagtttgtttttgtgttaggATTAATTTGATCCCAGCACATAtaggataggggggggggggggggggggtcattgtgtGGCACAAACAACTCTTGGAGCTCGAAGCGCCATCTGGTGGCCATCGAGGGTTCAACACCGACCTGCAAAAAAACACCTGTTGAGCAGGATTGGGACTCATACGCAGGAAGAAGCAATTCAGGATGGCTGAGCAGTAACCCGTGGGATTGTTAGGATCAGTTAATCCATTGAGCAATACAGCTATAAAATCCTGCGTCTGGCGGGGTCAATTCCTGCAATTTGAGCAAATAGCAAGGACATTTAAATCCATATGATGAGCAATTATTCATACATAATCCTACGGATTAAAATAGGTGCATCAAATGTACTAGGTTATTGTTTGACTTGAGTAAAAATTTATATATTGATCTATATCTAGCTATTAAATATATTTGAGAGCAATAGTGACTTTATCCAGTGCACAACAAATGACCACTCGTTTGTTAAGATTACCCACCTCTCTAAAATTGAACATAGGATGTTTCAGATGTACTTTTTTGTACTTTATTCAAGACTAGGAGGTGGTTCTGAAGTAGTGGACTGAGCCCTGAGCCAAACTCCACTGAAAaccagtgagagagagagaaacagtctGTAAGAGGTTTGTGTCCTCTGATAAATGAATGGCTCGGATTGTCAATCCTTCTGTTGTTATTTGTCACATTGAATTCAGATGATAATTTGCATGAATACCAataaggagcccccccccccaaaaaaaaaaacaacaacaaaaaacaacaagtgtattttgatttttttttttttttttacaaaatctatcttgcaaaattacaaataaacgcagttgtttgtttttaaatccttttaATTCACACTGCAATGCGAAACAGCAGTTtttgatgttttattaaaatgcaaatactGCCCTCTAGAGGTTGCACTTGTCCATTATATttactcaaactcaaactcttattttgaaagcgCCACCGGTATGATGACCTACTTCCTCAAACGTCCGTCAAAAGGAAAGCGTTTCTTCCTGCAACGAATCTGATCGAACAAACtccttcttttttgtgtgtgacacCATTAATCGATGCGAACTTATTAGACTGGAGGCGAAACAACATCCGGAATatgaaaacgctgactctgtGCTTCCTGTTGCTCGGTCAGAGTCTGTCTCGGAGGGAAACCAGACCAAACATTGTGATGGTGATGAGTGACGCGTTTGTAAGTACGAGTCGAATCTAATGTTTTGTTATTACAGTTACAGTACAAGCCAGCGGTATTATACTCCAGTTATAGATGCTTTATAAATACTTCTGAATGTCTCTTTCCTTATTTCTGCAGG
This genomic interval carries:
- the arrdc3a gene encoding arrestin domain-containing protein 3a translates to MVLGKVKSFTVSYDYLNDSNVPVFSSGDSVSGRVIIEVTGEIRVKSLKIHAKGFAKVRWTESRNAGSNTAYTQNYTEEVEYLNHRDILIGHGRDDDNSEEGLTTIHSGRHEYAFSLELPQTPLATSFEGKHGSVRYWVKAELHRPWLLPMKTKKEFTVFEHIDINTPLLLSPQAGTKDKTLCCWFCTSGPISLSAKIERKGYTPGESIQIFAEIENCSSRMMVPKAAIYQTQTFYAKGKIKEVKQLVANLRGESLSSGKTETWSGKMLKIPPVSPSILDCSIIRVEYSLMVYVDIPGAINLSLNLPLVIGTIPLHPFGSRTSSVSSQCSISWLGMGLPERPEAPPSYAEIATEEQRRSSLDGPASREELDGPLFAYIHEFRFQPPPLYSEVDPNPDHASRTEERRLDACPSR